One Paralichthys olivaceus isolate ysfri-2021 chromosome 8, ASM2471397v2, whole genome shotgun sequence genomic region harbors:
- the sorbs2a gene encoding sorbin and SH3 domain-containing protein 2 isoform X4 encodes MNTDSGGCVTKSVALSLILSPMKRVQSSPNLATGSDSHSSDLDSWRSRSVTDGLKNGDAGSSSLAAKGFRSVRPNLQDKKSPTQDIGHLPLPPPRRESFHFSPTGTNPPDYSSLIALANDSGPGMLTFTHNEKAVLKESYTINSTSSYAYSETSANLVQQEHQVPKDCIESATSNNKQVRERKVASLKLTPVTIPDPPAHLNSYLDPQTKTQTAASPPIPRGPTLPQPPTRTASLSVHLGPENLKNPERQPPNPTAEPLVPDQELYQASSPAASQVEMTKPPPAVPPRPSPAKLLGQVLSHAMNGSTSHPQRPLSPPSYPPPPTSLHTGLQRQSRSSEGSESVTRESVVSGHTSVSSTVPIASFSEEEKKVSIIKAPHYEGIGPVDESGIPIAIRTTVDRPKDWYKTMFKQIHKVHKADDDYSDTYNATYAVINNDDHSLSSSATTMAHPAPRTHTYRPLSKSPSDNGGHLGPREPSPSPVPPPPPPMPSLLQLRARDSDREKDSPDMNEWGPPDRKVDTRKYRAEPKSIFEYEPGKSSILERERPTYDDIDLENEPWYKFFSELEFGRPPPKKRLDYNPDISARQHIETSLYIAPADKALERPASAASDYRKRRKSEPSSSQVNAQSQSRAANSPKPVDAYRPSSSLKKPVIRSSPSSPSRAKGGDACNMYSNSLTSPGPYPGPYVPPVPSDPFHCQEDGSPDGSSSSKQSVCCKNSCPTKRPESEAWTGVEEVPPSSGKIRSRSCDDLLSDGHSGSGGRNATRSESAGSLVCDGNPSGSTGSTSTRSLPRLHRRRAHDSPGFLQLYRKMHQIDRAQLIPSEVIRSVRARILDLERQPHLLRHHLSPWTPSWGVEVPQDMVPNRISEYERLIQKSKSMPNLGDSEGPSGTTTPGGSSSRASSVGGATPSFPKRRFSIESLLEEDIKSNTGAAPHAMDHLHRPRSPPEGQPRGPEPSHARSFPAPPIPQIPQANPDYSDSEQDAIASDLSDFIQVEGSSFCSESDFDHCSLTSSESLYGSSTLHHHHHLRHLHHHHHRHQAGHQNVGQSQGYQHRHLISTCKGRCPASYTRFTTMLRHERERARQELQRPSQQSSSSHSQIQSSQSQQAMSKLAFLVSPVPFRRKKGSPPTSKRISGGGGRGSRPKSKQDIYEALDAALRDIYEHIQSERGHRGTRAPDDSILRRILAELLPNVPERSSSLRGRRGCWQGGHSSASLYPDGSPTENASYREDPSTPRLQSPRLQSPISACYGRLLDTSNNNEYGEEQGNGNGLCYSDQDVSRSYSTMDGRHTPQSRRATPDREVSHKQMTQLILFSLLHQKQPAKAIYDFKAQTAKELTFKKGDAVNIIRQIDNNWYEGEHRGRVGIFPISYVEKMPSTEKQQPIRPPPPAHVREIGEAVARYNFNADTNVELSLRKGERVIVIRQVDQNWYEGKIPDSTKQGIFPVAYVDIIKRSPSKSSDHHTDLRGHLGHRTPSSSSSKRLVQDALHGGGDPYQAVYNYMPRNEDELELREGDIVDVMEKCDDGWFVGTSRRSKLFGTFPGNYVKQL; translated from the exons ATGAATACAG ATAGCGGAGGATGCGTTACCAAAAGCGTGGCCTTGTCACTCATACTCTCTCCCATGAAGAGGGTCCAGAGCTCACCAAATCTAGCCACAG GGAGTGATTCTCACTCATCAGACTTGG atTCTTGGCGGTCACGGAGCGTAACAGATGGCCTTAAGAACGGAGACGCCGGCAGCTCATCTCTCGCTGCCAAAGGCTTCCGAAGCGTCAGACCCAACCTGCAGGACAAAAAGTCACCGACACAG GACATTGGTCACTTGCCGTTGCCACCCCCCAGGAGAGAGAGTTTCCACTTCTCGCCCACTGGCACTAATCCACCAGACTATAGCTCCCTCATTGCCTTGGCTAATGATTCTGGCCCTGGAATGCTAACATTCACTCACAATGAGAAAGCGGTATTGAAAGAGTCCTACACGATTAATAGCACATCCTCTTACGCCTATTCAGAGACCAGTGCAAACTTAGTCCAGCAGGAACACCAGGTCCCAAAAGATTGTATTGAATCTGCCACCTCTAATAATAAACAGGTCCGGGAGCGTAAAGTGGCTTCACTCAAACTAACTCCGGTCACCATCCCTGACCCTCCTGCTCACCTCAACTCTTACCTTGATCCCCAAACTAAGACCCAGACCGCAGCTTCCCCACCTATCCCAAGGGGTCCCACTCTCCCTCAGCCCCCGACAAGGACAGCCTCGCTCTCTGTCCACTTGGGCCCTGAGAATCTGAAAAATCCAGAGCGTCAACCTCCAAATCCCACAGCAGAACCCCTGGTCCCAGATCAAGAACTATATCAAGCCTCAAGTCCGGCCGCATCGCAGGTGGAGATGACGAAACCTCCTCCTGCAGTTCCACCGAGACCTTCTCCTGCAAAACTGTTG GGCCAGGTCCTCTCTCACGCTATGAATGGAAGCACAAGCCATCCACAGAGacccctctctcccccatcCTATCCTCCTCCCCCCACCTCACTCCACACTGGGCTCCAGAGACAGAGCCGGAGTTCGG AGGGCAGCGAGTCTGTCACCAGAGAGTCTGTGGTGTCGGGCCACACCAGTGTCAGCAGCACTGTGCCCATTGCCTCCTtctcagaagaagaaaagaaggtcTCCATCATTAAAGCCCCTCATTATGAAGGCATCGGCCCTGTGGATGAGTCCGGCATTCCTATCGCCATCCGCACG ACGGTGGATAGGCCTAAGGATTGGTATAAAACTATGTTCAAACAGATCCACAAGGTTCACAAAGCAG aCGATGACTACTCTGACACATACAATGCAACTTATGCTGTCATTAACAACG ATGACCACAGCCTTTCATCCTCTGCCACCACCATGGCACACCCGGCTCCccggacacacacatacaggccgCTGTCCAAAAGCCCCTCAGACAATGGAGGGCATCTGGGGCCTCGAGAACCCTCCCCATCCCCTGTACCCCCACCGCCTCCACCCATGCCGTCCCTCCTGCAACTGAGGGCCAGAGATAGCGACCGTGAAAAAGATTCCCCAGACAT GAATGAATGGGGTCCCCCCGACAGGAAAGTGGACACACGAAAGTACCGTGCGGAGCCCAAGAGTATTTTTGAGTATGAGCCCGGGAAGTCCTCTATTTTGGAGCGTGAAAGACCA ACCTATGATGACATAGATTTAGAGAACGAGCCTTGGTATAAGTTCTTTTCCGAGCTGGAGTTTGGGCGGCCG CCTCCTAAAAAACGACTGGATTATAATCCAGACATCTCCGCTCGCCAGCACATTGAG ACATCCCTGTACATCGCTCCTGCTGACAAGGCTCTGGAGAGACCTGCGAG TGCTGCCAGCgactacaggaagagaaggaagtCGGAGCCGTCAAGTTCCCAAGTGAACGCTCAGTCTCAGAGCAGAGCTGCAAATTCCCCTAAACCAGTGGATGCCTACAGACCCAGCAGCAGCTTAAAGAAGCCCGTCATTCGTTCCTCACCATCCTCGCCCTCCAGAGCcaaag GTGGGGACGCATGCAACATGTATTCAAACAGTTTGACCTCCCCAGGTCCATATCCGGGCCCCTATGTGCCCCCTGTCCCTTCTGACCCATTTCATTGCCAAGAGGATGGGAGCCCGGatggcagctcctcctccaagCAGTCTGTCTGCTGTAAGAACAGCTGTCCAACAAAACGCCCAGAATCTGAGGCATGGACCGGTGTGGAGGAGGTGCCGCCCTCCTCTGGCAAAATCAGGTCACGCAGCTGTGATGACTTACTCAGTGACGGGCATTCTGGCTCAGGTGGGCGCAATGCCACCCGCTCAGAAAGTGCTGGGTCACTGGTGTGTGATGGCAATCCCTCAGGTTCGACTGGATCCACTTCCACTCGCTCATTACCTCGACTCCACCGGCGACGGGCGCATGACTCACCAGGCTTTCTGCAGCTCTATCGTAAAATGCACCAGATTGATCGAGCTCAGCTCATCCCATCCGAAGTCATCCGCTCAGTCCGGGCTCGTATCCTGGATCTAGAGCGTCAACCTCACCTGCTTAGGCATCACCTCTCTCCCTGGACACCCTCATGGGGTGTGGAGGTGCCTCAGGATATGGTGCCAAACCGCATTTCTGAATATGAGCGCCTTATTCAGAAATCCAAATCCATGCCCAACTTGGGTGATAGTGAGGGGCCTTCAGGCACTACTACACCAGGTGGCTCATCATCTCGAGCCAGCAGTGTTGGTGGTGCCACACCCAGTTTTCCAAAACGTCGTTTTTCCATAGAATCTTTACTAGAAGAAGACATCAAGAGCAACACTGGAGCAGCACCTCATGCCATGGATCACTTGCATCGACCTCGTAGCCCACCTGAGGGCCAGCCCCGTGGACCAGAGCCAAGCCATGCTCGGTCCTTTCCTGCTCCTCCGATCCCCCAAATCCCACAAGCCAACCCAGACTACTCTGACAGTGAACAAGACGCCATTGCGTCAGACCTCAGTGACTTCATCCAGGTGGAGGGCTCCTCTTTTTGCAGTGAGAGTGACTTTGACCATTGCTCACTAACCTCCTCTGAGAGCTTGTACGGTTCTTCTAcccttcaccaccaccaccacctccgtcatctccaccaccatcaccaccgcCACCAAGCTGGCCACCAAAATGTGGGGCAGAGTCAGGGGTACCAACACCGCCACCTCATAAGCACCTGCAAAGGCCGCTGCCCAGCTTCTTATACCCGTTTCACAACGATGCTTCGCCATGAGAGAGAACGAGCGCGTCAGGAGCTCCAGAGACCttcacagcagagcagcagcagccattcCCAAATCCAGAGCTCGCAGTCCCAGCAAGCGATGTCCAAGCTGGCCTTCCTGGTCAGCCCAGTGCCTTTCCGCAGGAAAAAGGGCTCACCACCTACCTCTAAAAGAATCAGTGGTGGCGGAGGTCGAGGCAGCAGGCCCAAGTCAAAACAGGACATTTATGAAGCGCTAGATGCTGCGTTGAGAGACATATATGAGCACATTCAATCAGAAAGAGGCCACAGAGGCACTAGGGCACCTGATGACAGCATCCTGAGGAGAATACTGGCTGAACTGCTGCCAAACGTGCCTGAACGAAGCTCCTCGTtgcgggggaggagggggtgttgGCAGGGCGGTCACTCTTCCGCATCATTGTACCCAGACGGCAGCCCCACTGAGAATGCCTCATACCGAGAGGATCCATCCACACCACGGTTACAGTCACCACGGTTACAGTCACCAATCAGTGCCTGTTACGGACGCCTCTTGGACACCTCAAACAATAATGAATATGGAGAGGAGCAGGGAAATGGAAATGGTCTCTGTTATTCAG ACCAGGATGTCTCCAGGAGTTATTCCACAATGGATGGACGCCACACACCCCAGAGTAGAAGAGCTACTCCTGACAGAGAG GTCTCCCATAAACAGATGACACAACTTattctgttctctctcctccatcagaaACAGCCTGCAAAAGCCATTTATGATTTTAAGGCACAAACAGCTAA GGAGCTGACATTTAAAAAGGGTGATGCAGTAAACATCATCAGGCAGATAGACAACAACTGGTATGAGGGAGAGCACCGAGGACGGGTGGGGATATTCCCCATATCATATGTAGAG aagaTGCCATccacagagaagcagcagccGATCCGTCCTCCTCCGCCGGCACATGTCAGAGAGATTGGAGAGGCAGTGGCTCGCTATAACTTCAATGCAGACACCAATGTGGAGCTGTCTCTCAGAAAG ggtGAGAGAGTGATTGTGATAAGGCAGGTGGATCAGAACTGGTACGAGGGCAAGATCCCAGACTCGACCAAACAGGGCATCTTCCCCGTGGCCTACGTTGACATCATCAAGCGCTCCCCGTCCAAGAGCTCCGACCACCACACAGATCTGCGTGGTCACCTTGGCCACAGGACGCCAAGCAGTTCATCCAGCAAG